The following are from one region of the Acomys russatus chromosome 32, mAcoRus1.1, whole genome shotgun sequence genome:
- the Arih2 gene encoding E3 ubiquitin-protein ligase ARIH2 isoform X3, translating into MLTAIGCILPMALVSHSVAKLILVNFHWQISEILDRYRSNSAQLLVEARVQPNPSKHVPPSHPPHHCAVCMQFVRKENLLSLACQHQFCRSCWEQHCSVLVKDGVGVGVSCMAQDCPLRTPEDFVFPLLPNEELRDKYRRYLFRDYVESHYQLQLCPGADCPMVIRVQEPRARRVQCNRCNEVFCFKCRQMYHAPTDCATIRKWLTKCADDSETANYISAHTKDCPKCNICIEKNGGCNHMQCSKCKHDFCWMCLGDWKTHGSEYYECSRYKENPDIVNQSQQAQAREALKKYLFYFERWENHNKSLQLEAQTYQRIHEKIQERVMNNLGTWIDWQYLQNAAKLLAKCRYTLQYTYPYAYYMESGPRKKLFEYQQAQLEAEIENLSWKVERADSYDRGDLENQMHIAEQRRRTLLKDFHDT; encoded by the exons ATGCTCACTGCCATCGGCTGCATCCTCCCAATGGCACTG GTATCTCATTCAGTTGCAAAACTTATATTAGTTAATTTCCACTGGCAAATCTCAGAGATTCTGGACAG GTACAGGTCTAATTCTGCTCAGCTGCTTGTTGAGGCTCGAGTTCAGCCTAATCCATCAAAACAT GtccccccatcccatccccctcACCACTGTGCAGTATGTATGCAGTTTGTTCGGAAGGAAAACCTACTCTCTCTGGCCTGCCAACATCAGTTTTGCCGAAGCTGCTGGGAGCAGCATTGCTCAGTGCTAGTCAAGGATGGTGTTGGTGTAG GAGTCTCATGTATGGCTCAGGATTGTCCACTCCGAACACCAGAGGACTTTGTATTTCCCTTGCTTCCCAACGAAGAGTTGAGAGATAAATACAGGCGCTACCTCTTTAGGGACTATGTGGAG AGTCATTACCAGCTCCAGCTGTGCCCTGGTGCAGACTGCCCCATGGTTATTCGGGTACAGGAGCCTAGAGCTCGCCGAGTGCAGTGTAATCGGTGCAACGAGGTCTTCTG TTTCAAGTGTCGACAGATGTATCATGCCCCCACAGACTGCGCCACAATCCGGAAATGGCTCACCAAGTGTGCAGATGACTCCGAAACGGCTAACTACATTAGTGCTCACACTAAAGAC TGTCCCAAGTGCAACATCTGCATTGAGAAGAACGGAGGATGCAATCACATG CAATGCTCCAAGTGTAAGCACG ACTTCTGCTGGATGTGCCTAGGAGACTGGAAGACGCACGGCAGTGAGTACTATGAGTGCAGCCGCTACAAGGAGAACCCTGACATCGTCAACCAGAGCCAGCAAGCCCAGGCCAGGGAGGCCCTCAAGAAGTACTTATTCTACTTTGAGAGG TGGGAAAATCACAACAAAAGCTTGCAGCTAGAGGCACAAACATACCAGCGTATTCATGAGAAGATTCAAGAGAGAGTTATGAACAATCTGGGAACTTGGATTGACTGGCAGTACCTGCAGAATGCTGCCAAGCTGTTGGCCAAG TGTCGATACACCCTGCAATACACTTACCCATATGCATACTACATGGAGTCTGGTCCCAGGAAAAAGCTG TTTGAATACCAGCAGGCTCAGCTGGAGGCTGAGATTGAAAACCTTTCATGGAAAGTTGAGCGTGCAGACAGCTATGACAGAGGG GACTTGGAAAACCAGATGCACATCGCAGAGCAGCGAAGAAGGACTCTGCTGAAGGATTTTCATGACACCTAA